The following proteins are encoded in a genomic region of Natrinema sp. DC36:
- a CDS encoding CPBP family intramembrane glutamic endopeptidase, protein MTETARADDAGPIASDVIPGIGTALAGITMVAMLVPVRQGVDDLAVWAGVGFALAAVLAFLVRRHGGIERTIAGPIAAGSSVAVVLLTGYALNQGITASTSLPSVSLSIPLVFVAFVTAGLTAGVGVAESLGIGLVGFKRRTQQLAVLTGVGFAGLFAPEVTTPILAIPIFPFIESLSETELLVVSQVVGNLGMALGTAIIVVGYLQLTDRDRSFLDLRLPTAREVGWTVAGLIVLFGAVFAIDFVMRTVGVEGSDHATTQRAQERPELMLIMIPIAILIIGPFEELLYRNVIQKSLYDTFSRAGAVVTASVIFAAVHVSAYATAGLGAVIASLGTVFGLSLVLGTIYERTENLVIPALVHGLYNAVLFANLYSLYG, encoded by the coding sequence ATGACCGAGACTGCACGGGCCGACGACGCCGGCCCGATCGCCTCAGACGTGATTCCCGGGATCGGGACGGCCCTCGCGGGGATCACCATGGTCGCCATGCTCGTCCCCGTCCGCCAGGGCGTCGACGATCTCGCCGTCTGGGCGGGCGTCGGGTTCGCCCTCGCCGCCGTCCTCGCGTTTCTCGTCCGTCGCCACGGCGGCATCGAGCGGACGATCGCTGGACCGATCGCAGCCGGCTCGAGCGTCGCGGTCGTCTTACTCACCGGCTACGCCCTGAATCAGGGGATTACGGCATCGACGTCGCTACCGTCGGTCTCGCTGTCGATTCCCCTCGTCTTCGTCGCTTTCGTTACTGCGGGACTGACCGCCGGCGTGGGCGTCGCGGAGTCCCTGGGTATCGGACTCGTCGGATTCAAACGCCGGACGCAGCAACTGGCCGTCCTCACCGGCGTCGGGTTCGCCGGTCTCTTCGCTCCCGAAGTCACGACGCCCATCCTCGCGATTCCGATCTTCCCGTTCATCGAGTCGCTCTCGGAGACCGAACTCCTCGTCGTCAGTCAGGTCGTCGGCAATCTCGGTATGGCGCTGGGGACGGCGATCATCGTGGTGGGCTATCTCCAGCTGACCGATCGCGACCGCTCCTTTCTCGATCTCCGATTGCCGACGGCGCGGGAGGTCGGCTGGACCGTCGCCGGACTGATCGTCCTCTTCGGGGCCGTCTTCGCGATCGATTTCGTCATGCGGACGGTCGGCGTCGAGGGCTCGGATCACGCGACGACCCAGCGAGCCCAGGAGCGTCCCGAGCTGATGCTTATAATGATCCCGATCGCGATCCTGATCATCGGTCCCTTCGAGGAGCTGCTGTATCGGAACGTCATTCAGAAATCGCTCTACGACACGTTCTCACGGGCCGGTGCCGTCGTCACGGCGAGCGTCATCTTCGCCGCCGTCCACGTCTCCGCGTACGCCACCGCCGGTCTCGGCGCGGTCATCGCCAGTCTCGGTACCGTCTTCGGACTCTCGCTCGTCCTCGGGACGATTTACGAGCGAACCGAGAACCTCGTGATCCCCGCGCTGGTCCACGGGCTCTATAACGCCGTGCTGTTCGCGAACCTTTACTCACTCTACGGATAA
- a CDS encoding NOB1 family endonuclease, giving the protein MYVLDSSAFIHDFHTTEQTATIPLVREELEDESAYRYDAMEGSGMHIHIPNDDTTEKVERAARESGDLEVLSGTDVRLVAASFELDAVLVTDDYAMQNVAEKLNVEVEVIAREGIDEQRHWRYQCQGCGREFDEEKDRCPICGSELARKNPS; this is encoded by the coding sequence ATGTACGTTCTCGACTCCTCGGCTTTTATCCACGATTTCCACACGACAGAACAGACTGCAACTATCCCGCTCGTCCGCGAGGAACTGGAAGACGAGAGCGCCTATCGCTACGATGCGATGGAGGGCTCCGGGATGCACATTCACATTCCCAACGACGACACCACCGAAAAGGTCGAGCGCGCGGCCCGAGAGTCCGGCGACCTCGAGGTCCTCTCCGGCACCGACGTTCGCCTCGTCGCGGCGAGTTTCGAACTCGACGCCGTCCTCGTGACCGACGACTACGCGATGCAAAACGTCGCGGAGAAACTCAACGTCGAGGTCGAAGTGATCGCCCGCGAGGGGATCGACGAACAGCGCCACTGGCGCTACCAGTGTCAGGGCTGCGGTCGCGAGTTCGACGAGGAAAAAGACCGGTGCCCGATCTGCGGGTCGGAACTGGCCAGAAAGAACCCCTCGTAA
- a CDS encoding PRC-barrel domain-containing protein yields MSDILAENLSGKSVMGSDGTELGLLYNITMDLKSGKLNDLVIEPDEELSRRAVDFDLDDAGHFLVPVNRVQAVKDYIVVQR; encoded by the coding sequence ATGAGCGATATACTCGCTGAAAACCTCTCGGGGAAGTCCGTCATGGGTTCCGACGGCACCGAGCTCGGATTGCTCTACAACATCACGATGGATCTCAAATCGGGGAAACTCAACGATCTCGTTATCGAACCGGACGAGGAACTGTCCCGGCGCGCCGTCGATTTCGATCTCGACGACGCCGGCCACTTCCTCGTTCCCGTCAACCGCGTTCAGGCGGTAAAAGACTACATCGTCGTCCAGCGCTAA
- the infB gene encoding translation initiation factor IF-2 — MSDTDTRDPTSLRTPIVAVLGHVDHGKTSLLDKIRGSAVIEGEAGAITQHIGATAVPLDIISTIAGELVDPDDFDLPGLLFIDTPGHHSFTTLRSRGGALADIAILVVDVNDGFQPQTLEALDILKRSETPFIVAANKIDTVPGWNPNEDSPINDTYESQSERVRQRLDESLYEIIGNLSDEGFSADLYWRVQNFQRNVGVVPVSAMTGEGVPDLLTVMMGLSQRYMKEEMEIDVAGPGVGTVLEVKEEKGFGTTIDTVLYDGTIRSDDQLVVGGQNEPIVTEVRALLQPRPLAEIRTESRFEKVDEVSAASGIKVAAPELADAMAGAPVRVVRDRDLDEVVAEVQAELADIAVDTAEDGVVVKADTLGSLEAMADALGDAEVPIVRAEVGDVAPRDVSVASTAEDGKQKAILGFNVDVLDDAEDRAEIEDVTIFTDEVIYQLIQEYEEYVEGIEKAQQDTILENITRPARFRILPDHTFRQNDPAVVGVEVNSGTVQNNANVVKFDGNEADRVGQVKGIQEQGEDVDEARAGNRVSVAIDGPTVGRQIEEDDELWIEIPEKHAKILEQELASDIPGDELEALNMYLDKQRSRDPFWGK; from the coding sequence ATGTCGGACACGGATACACGCGACCCCACATCCCTCAGAACGCCGATCGTCGCCGTCCTCGGACACGTCGATCACGGCAAGACAAGTCTCCTCGACAAGATCCGCGGCTCCGCGGTCATCGAGGGCGAAGCAGGCGCGATCACCCAGCACATCGGCGCGACCGCCGTTCCGCTGGACATCATCTCCACGATCGCGGGCGAACTCGTCGACCCGGACGACTTCGACCTCCCCGGCCTCCTCTTCATCGACACGCCGGGTCACCACTCCTTTACCACGCTGCGATCCCGCGGTGGCGCGCTGGCCGATATCGCCATCCTCGTCGTCGACGTCAACGACGGCTTCCAGCCCCAGACGCTCGAGGCCCTGGATATCCTCAAGCGCTCCGAAACGCCGTTCATCGTCGCGGCGAACAAGATCGACACGGTTCCCGGCTGGAATCCGAACGAGGACTCGCCGATCAACGACACCTACGAGTCCCAGTCCGAGCGCGTCCGCCAGCGCCTCGACGAGAGCCTCTACGAGATCATCGGCAACCTCTCGGACGAGGGCTTTTCCGCCGACCTCTACTGGCGCGTCCAGAACTTCCAGCGCAACGTCGGCGTCGTCCCCGTTTCGGCGATGACCGGCGAGGGCGTTCCGGACCTCCTGACCGTTATGATGGGCCTCTCCCAGCGCTACATGAAAGAGGAGATGGAGATCGACGTCGCCGGCCCCGGCGTCGGCACCGTCCTCGAGGTCAAAGAGGAGAAAGGGTTCGGGACGACGATCGACACGGTGCTGTACGACGGGACGATCCGGTCGGACGATCAGCTCGTCGTCGGCGGCCAGAACGAGCCGATCGTTACCGAGGTGCGCGCGCTGCTCCAGCCGCGACCGCTGGCCGAGATCCGAACCGAGAGCCGGTTCGAGAAAGTCGACGAGGTCTCGGCAGCGTCCGGGATCAAAGTCGCCGCGCCCGAACTCGCGGACGCGATGGCCGGCGCACCGGTCCGGGTCGTCCGCGATCGCGACCTCGATGAGGTCGTCGCTGAAGTCCAGGCCGAACTCGCGGACATCGCCGTCGACACCGCCGAAGACGGTGTCGTCGTCAAGGCCGACACGCTCGGCAGCCTCGAGGCCATGGCCGACGCCTTGGGCGACGCGGAGGTGCCGATCGTCCGCGCGGAGGTCGGCGACGTCGCGCCGCGGGACGTCTCGGTCGCCTCGACGGCCGAGGATGGGAAACAGAAGGCCATCCTCGGGTTCAACGTCGACGTGCTCGACGACGCCGAGGACCGGGCCGAGATCGAAGACGTGACGATCTTCACCGACGAGGTCATCTACCAGCTGATCCAGGAGTACGAGGAGTACGTCGAGGGCATCGAGAAGGCCCAGCAAGACACCATTCTCGAGAACATCACGCGCCCCGCTCGATTCCGAATCCTCCCGGACCACACCTTCCGCCAGAACGACCCCGCGGTCGTCGGCGTCGAGGTGAACTCCGGAACGGTCCAGAACAACGCGAACGTCGTCAAGTTCGATGGGAACGAGGCCGACCGCGTCGGCCAGGTCAAGGGGATCCAGGAGCAAGGCGAGGACGTCGACGAAGCCCGCGCGGGCAACCGCGTCTCGGTCGCCATCGACGGCCCCACCGTCGGCCGCCAGATCGAGGAGGACGACGAACTCTGGATCGAGATCCCCGAGAAACACGCGAAGATCCTCGAGCAGGAACTCGCGAGCGATATCCCCGGCGACGAACTCGAGGCGCTGAATATGTACCTCGACAAGCAGCGCAGCCGGGACCCGTTCTGGGGGAAGTAG
- a CDS encoding PH domain-containing protein, with protein MSSHERRARLEIDEPDIGFQAGFGFYLGIVATGIVAIAGLLAGASTATLLGVLPSTVTVVAIVGHIFAKRSHGLPERIGGTRWRRLACYAPVVAFTAVLVGSAFTPIDATGRFVVVTIVVAVLAGVSGFGLERMAKNRYVDALTADEPVATWTWQRSGGWTGEPAYTVIMALMILAGVVSVWQGEWLLGPFWIIYGAVMILSRRYGWYDLDETDRWNPPEIRIHEVGLVVDRSFWKRCIPWETIDGVRLTDDELVVERRRFGFDSSVFDLRCDRSAIDDPESISEALERARVRAERRDSRAVETAG; from the coding sequence GTGTCATCGCACGAACGACGTGCCCGGCTCGAGATCGACGAGCCCGACATCGGCTTTCAGGCCGGTTTCGGCTTCTACCTCGGGATCGTCGCCACCGGGATCGTCGCAATCGCGGGCCTGCTGGCCGGGGCGAGCACGGCGACGCTGCTGGGCGTCCTGCCGAGTACGGTGACTGTCGTCGCGATCGTCGGCCACATCTTCGCGAAGCGATCCCACGGCCTCCCCGAGCGGATCGGTGGGACCCGGTGGCGACGCCTCGCCTGCTACGCGCCGGTAGTGGCGTTTACCGCGGTCCTCGTCGGGTCCGCATTCACACCGATCGACGCCACCGGCCGGTTCGTCGTCGTCACGATCGTCGTCGCCGTCCTGGCCGGCGTTTCGGGCTTCGGCCTCGAGCGAATGGCGAAAAACCGGTACGTCGACGCGCTCACGGCCGACGAGCCAGTCGCGACGTGGACGTGGCAGCGAAGCGGCGGCTGGACCGGCGAGCCGGCCTACACCGTGATTATGGCGTTGATGATCCTCGCCGGCGTCGTCAGCGTCTGGCAGGGGGAGTGGCTCCTGGGCCCGTTCTGGATCATCTACGGTGCCGTCATGATCCTCTCGCGGCGGTACGGCTGGTACGATCTCGACGAAACCGATCGGTGGAATCCGCCGGAGATCCGCATCCACGAGGTCGGTCTCGTCGTCGACCGATCGTTCTGGAAGAGATGTATCCCGTGGGAGACGATCGACGGCGTCCGACTGACCGACGACGAACTCGTCGTCGAACGCCGGCGGTTCGGGTTCGACAGTAGCGTGTTCGACCTCCGCTGTGACCGCTCCGCGATCGACGATCCCGAATCGATCTCCGAGGCGCTCGAGCGCGCTCGCGTCCGGGCCGAACGTCGCGACTCGAGGGCCGTCGAAACCGCGGGCTGA